In the genome of Candoia aspera isolate rCanAsp1 chromosome 1, rCanAsp1.hap2, whole genome shotgun sequence, one region contains:
- the LOC134488632 gene encoding proline-rich protein 11-like, which produces MARVKRRCQKLRSRTKPLSKRKEPIEFPRSSVLPSKAFPSESPVSCSQRQPFCSWLLSFGDIIEALKRLLAAAVTWCWWCQRNVAQVFHVLVSAVFPSLTYLQELKELRGEVRNLERDLAKLRSILQNGGTGASAGNPSCQTSPDLLAASPTRTQLSLAAPVPLPSRKPGTPVPPPPPPPPPPPPPPAPLCFKRGGDAKPQGRHRGEGVPQPAPGCHGSKPPPPCAPPALLSPADLRHLLPAAGEVCLAQPYNKAAAGCTGPSQTHSHRSPNRTVLFSRCFGRPQELSKGFPKHRENSAHNLGAAASSGR; this is translated from the exons ATGGCCAGAGTTAAGCGGCGGTGCCAAAAACTGAGGTCCAGAACAAAACCCTTGTCAAAGAGGAAAGAACCTATTGAGTTTCCACGTTCATCTGTTCTTCCTTCAAAAGCCTTCCCTTCAGA GTCTCCAGTTTCCTGCAGCCAAAGGCAGCCTTTTTGTTCCTGGCTGTTATCTTTTGGGGACATCATAGAAGCTCTCAAGCGTTTGCTGGCGGCAGCGGTTACTTGGTGTTGGTGGTGCCAGAGAAATGTTGCACAA gttTTTCACGTCCTTGTAAGTGCAGTGTTTCCTTCACTCACGTACCTGCAGGAGCTGAAGGAGCTCAGGGGTGAAGTCAGAAACCTGGAAAGGGACTTGGCTAAGCTGCGGTCAATTCTCCAG aATGGAGGCACTGGGGCTTCTGCAGGAAACCCGTCTTGCCAGACCTCTCCAGACTTATTGGCAGCTTCCCCCACACGCACACAGCTCAGCCTCGCAGCACCTGTGCCTTTGCCTTCGCGAAAGCCAGGGACCCccgttcccccacccccacctcctccccccccaccgccACCGCCACCAGCACCACTTTGTTTCAAAAGAGGAGGGGACGCAAAG ccccagggCCGCCACCGAGGAGAAGGAGTGCCACAGCCGGCCCCTGGGTGCCACGGCTCAAAGCCCCCGCCACCCTGTGCTCCGCCGGCCCTGCTGAGTCcggctgaccttcgccatcttcttcccGCTGCTGGCGAGGTGTGCCTGGCCCAGCCCTAtaacaaggcagctgctggctgtacTGGGCCTTCCCAAACCCACTCGCACCGTTCTCCAAATCGCACCGTTCTCTTTTCACGATGCTTTGGAAGGCCTCAGGAGCTTTCCAAAGGCTTTCCGAAGCATCGCGAGAACAGCGCACACAATTTGGGTGCGGCAGCCAGCAGTGGCCGCTGA